One window from the genome of Aliidongia dinghuensis encodes:
- the atpA gene encoding F0F1 ATP synthase subunit alpha, with protein sequence MEIRAAEISAILKEQIANFGTEADVAEVGQVLSVGDGIARIYGLDKVQAGEMVEFPGGVKGMALNLETDNVGAVIFGEDRGIKEGDTVKRTGAIVEVPVGKGLLGRVVDGLGNPIDGKGPLTDVKMQRVEVKAPGIIPRKSVHEPMQTGLKAIDSLVPIGRGQRELIIGDRQTGKTAVALDTILNQKAINAGTDESKKLYCVYVAIGQKRSSIAQFVKVLQDYGALEYSIIVAATASEPAPLQFLAPYTGCAMGEFFRDNAMHALIIYDDLSKQAVSYRQMSLLLRRPPGREAYPGDVFYVHSRLLERAAKLNDANGAGSLTALPVIETQAGDVSAYIPTNVISITDGQIFLETELFYKGIRPAINVGLSVSRVGSAAQIKAMKQVAGTIKLDLAQYREMAAFSQFASDLDASTQRLLARGARLTELLKQPQFSPLPVEEQVASIFAGVRGLLDKIEVKDINRAELALLADLRARGGDILDAIRKDRELKPDTQEKLKAFIETFMKSFA encoded by the coding sequence ATGGAAATCCGGGCTGCGGAAATTTCCGCCATCCTCAAGGAACAGATCGCCAATTTCGGCACCGAAGCAGATGTGGCCGAGGTCGGCCAGGTCCTGTCGGTCGGTGACGGCATCGCGCGCATCTATGGCCTGGACAAGGTCCAGGCCGGCGAGATGGTCGAATTCCCGGGCGGCGTCAAGGGTATGGCGCTCAATCTCGAGACCGACAACGTCGGCGCGGTGATCTTCGGCGAAGACCGCGGCATCAAGGAAGGCGACACGGTCAAGCGCACCGGCGCCATCGTCGAGGTGCCGGTCGGCAAGGGCCTGCTCGGCCGCGTGGTCGATGGCCTCGGCAACCCGATCGACGGCAAGGGCCCGCTCACCGACGTCAAGATGCAGCGCGTCGAGGTGAAGGCGCCGGGCATCATCCCCCGCAAGTCGGTGCACGAGCCGATGCAGACCGGCCTGAAGGCGATCGACAGCCTGGTGCCGATCGGGCGCGGCCAGCGCGAGCTCATCATCGGCGACCGCCAGACCGGCAAGACCGCGGTGGCGCTCGACACGATCCTGAACCAGAAGGCGATCAACGCCGGCACGGACGAGTCGAAGAAGCTCTATTGCGTCTATGTCGCGATCGGGCAGAAGCGCTCCAGCATCGCCCAGTTCGTCAAGGTCCTGCAGGACTACGGCGCGCTCGAGTACTCGATCATCGTCGCCGCGACGGCGTCGGAGCCGGCGCCGCTGCAGTTCCTGGCGCCCTACACCGGCTGCGCCATGGGCGAGTTCTTCCGCGACAACGCCATGCACGCGCTCATCATCTATGATGATCTGTCGAAGCAGGCGGTCTCCTATCGCCAGATGTCGCTGCTGCTGCGCCGTCCGCCGGGGCGCGAGGCCTATCCGGGCGACGTGTTCTACGTCCACTCGCGCCTCTTGGAGCGCGCCGCCAAGCTGAACGACGCCAACGGCGCCGGCTCACTCACGGCGCTGCCGGTCATCGAGACCCAGGCGGGCGACGTCTCGGCCTACATCCCGACCAACGTGATCTCGATCACCGACGGCCAGATCTTCCTCGAGACCGAGCTGTTCTATAAGGGCATCCGTCCGGCCATCAACGTCGGCCTGTCGGTGTCGCGCGTGGGATCCGCCGCCCAGATCAAGGCGATGAAGCAGGTCGCCGGCACGATCAAGCTCGACCTCGCCCAGTATCGCGAGATGGCGGCCTTCTCGCAGTTCGCCTCCGACCTCGACGCCTCGACCCAGCGCTTGCTCGCCCGCGGCGCGCGGCTGACCGAGCTCCTGAAGCAACCGCAGTTCTCGCCGCTGCCGGTCGAGGAGCAGGTGGCGTCGATCTTCGCCGGCGTCCGCGGCCTGCTCGACAAGATCGAGGTCAAGGACATCAACCGGGCCGAGCTGGCCCTGCTGGCCGACCTGCGCGCCCGCGGCGGTGACATCCTGGACGCGATCCGCAAGGACCGCGAACTCAAGCCCGACACCCAAGAGAAGCTGAAGGCGTTCATCGAGACCTTCATGAAGAGCTTCGCCTGA
- a CDS encoding F0F1 ATP synthase subunit delta, translating into MASEATGVSGLAGRYATALFDLADQQQALDAIEGDLVKLRQMIEESPDLERLIRSPVLSREQQARAMAALMEKAAFGQIVRNFVGVVAQNRRLFALTDIIRGYLALVAERRGEVTAQVTAAQALTEGQLAAINEQINRAIGSKVAVDVRVDPAIIGGLVVKVGSRMVDGSLRTKLTRLQLAMRGI; encoded by the coding sequence GTGGCATCCGAAGCGACAGGCGTATCCGGACTGGCTGGCCGTTACGCCACCGCTCTATTCGATCTGGCCGATCAGCAGCAGGCTCTCGACGCGATCGAGGGCGATCTCGTCAAGCTTCGTCAGATGATCGAGGAGAGCCCCGATCTGGAGCGCCTCATCCGCAGCCCGGTCCTGAGCCGGGAGCAGCAGGCTCGCGCCATGGCGGCACTGATGGAGAAGGCGGCGTTCGGGCAGATCGTGCGCAACTTCGTGGGCGTCGTGGCGCAGAACCGCCGGCTGTTCGCGCTCACTGACATCATCAGGGGCTACCTCGCCCTCGTAGCCGAGCGCCGCGGCGAAGTCACGGCCCAGGTAACCGCGGCCCAGGCCCTTACCGAGGGCCAGCTGGCGGCGATCAACGAACAAATCAATCGGGCCATCGGGTCCAAGGTCGCGGTCGATGTGCGGGTCGATCCCGCAATCATCGGCGGACTGGTCGTCAAGGTCGGGTCGCGTATGGTCGACGGCTCGCTGCGCACCAAGCTCACGCGCCTGCAGCTTGCCATGAGAGGGATCTAA
- the atpD gene encoding F0F1 ATP synthase subunit beta, with protein MANTNVGTITQIIGAVVDVQFEGDKPAILNALRVDIPERNLILEVAQHLGENTVRTIAMDTTDGLVRGTKVSDTGGPIAMPVGPETLGRILNVIGEPVDERGPVGATRTAPIHKPAPEFVDQSTEAEILVTGIKVVDLLAPYAKGGKIGLFGGAGVGKTVTIMELINNVAMNHGGYSVFAGVGERTREGNDLYHEMIEGGIIKTDGPGSKVALVYGQMNEPPGARARVALSGLSVAEYFRDEEGQDVLFFVDNIFRFTQAGSEVSALLGRIPSAVGYQPTLSTDMGALQERITSTKKGSITSVQAIYVPADDLTDPAPATSFAHLDATTVLSRSIAEKAIFPAVDPLDSTSRMLDPRVIGEEHYNTARSVQRVLQQYKSLQDIIAILGMDELSEDDKLVVSRARKIERFLSQPFHVAEVFTGTPGVLVKLEDTIKGFKGIVDGKYDDLPEAAFYMVGTIEEAQEKARKLAAEAA; from the coding sequence ATGGCCAACACCAACGTGGGGACGATCACCCAGATCATCGGCGCGGTCGTCGACGTCCAGTTCGAGGGCGACAAGCCGGCGATCCTGAACGCGCTCAGGGTCGATATCCCCGAACGCAACCTCATCCTCGAGGTCGCCCAGCACCTCGGTGAGAACACCGTCCGCACCATCGCCATGGATACGACCGACGGCCTGGTGCGCGGCACCAAGGTGAGCGACACCGGCGGGCCCATCGCGATGCCGGTCGGCCCCGAGACGCTCGGCCGCATCCTGAACGTCATCGGCGAGCCGGTCGACGAGCGCGGCCCGGTCGGCGCCACGCGCACCGCTCCGATCCACAAGCCGGCTCCGGAATTCGTCGACCAGTCGACCGAGGCCGAGATCCTCGTCACCGGCATCAAGGTCGTCGACCTGCTGGCGCCCTACGCCAAGGGCGGCAAGATCGGCCTGTTCGGCGGCGCCGGCGTCGGCAAGACCGTGACGATCATGGAGCTCATCAACAACGTCGCAATGAACCACGGCGGCTATTCCGTGTTCGCCGGCGTCGGCGAGCGCACCCGCGAGGGCAACGACCTCTATCACGAGATGATCGAGGGCGGCATCATCAAGACCGATGGGCCGGGCTCCAAGGTGGCGCTCGTCTATGGCCAGATGAACGAGCCGCCGGGTGCCCGCGCGCGCGTCGCCCTCTCGGGTCTGTCGGTCGCCGAATATTTCCGCGACGAGGAAGGCCAGGACGTGCTGTTCTTCGTCGACAACATCTTCCGCTTCACCCAGGCGGGCTCGGAAGTGTCGGCGCTCCTGGGCCGCATCCCTTCGGCGGTCGGCTATCAGCCGACACTCTCGACCGACATGGGCGCGCTGCAGGAACGCATCACGTCGACCAAGAAGGGCTCGATCACCTCGGTGCAGGCCATCTACGTGCCCGCCGACGACCTGACCGACCCGGCGCCGGCCACGTCGTTCGCGCATTTGGACGCGACGACGGTGCTGTCGCGCTCGATCGCGGAAAAGGCCATCTTCCCGGCGGTCGACCCGCTCGACTCGACCTCGCGCATGCTCGACCCGCGGGTCATCGGCGAGGAGCACTACAACACGGCCCGTTCGGTCCAGCGCGTGCTGCAGCAGTACAAGTCGCTGCAGGACATCATCGCGATCCTGGGCATGGACGAGCTGTCGGAAGACGACAAGCTGGTCGTCTCCCGCGCCCGCAAGATCGAGCGCTTCCTGTCGCAGCCGTTCCACGTCGCCGAAGTGTTCACCGGCACGCCGGGCGTGCTCGTGAAGCTCGAAGACACGATCAAGGGCTTCAAGGGCATCGTCGACGGCAAGTACGACGACCTGCCGGAAGCGGCCTTCTACATGGTCGGCACGATCGAAGAGGCCCAGGAAAAGGCCCGCAAGCTCGCCGCCGAAGCGGCCTGA
- a CDS encoding tRNA (cytidine(34)-2'-O)-methyltransferase → MRLALFEPDIAQNAGTMMRLAACLGLAVDLIEPCGFIVGDAKFRRSAMDYLDRLDLARHRSWTAFEAERRARANPGRLVLLTTRAEERYIDARFAPGDTLMVGRESAGVPDAVHAAADLRVRIPMQPGLRSINVALAAAMVIGEALRQTHLFAEGSA, encoded by the coding sequence ATGCGACTTGCCCTTTTCGAACCCGATATCGCCCAGAACGCCGGTACCATGATGCGCCTTGCCGCCTGCCTCGGGCTCGCGGTCGATCTCATCGAGCCCTGCGGCTTCATCGTGGGCGACGCGAAATTCCGCCGTTCGGCCATGGACTATCTCGACCGACTCGATCTCGCCCGCCATCGCTCCTGGACGGCGTTCGAGGCCGAGCGCCGCGCCCGTGCCAACCCGGGGCGCCTCGTGCTGCTGACGACGCGGGCGGAGGAGCGTTACATCGATGCGCGCTTCGCGCCCGGCGACACGCTGATGGTCGGGCGCGAGAGTGCGGGCGTCCCCGATGCGGTGCATGCGGCCGCCGACTTGCGCGTGCGCATTCCGATGCAGCCGGGTTTGCGCTCGATCAATGTGGCGCTCGCCGCCGCCATGGTAATCGGCGAGGCGTTGCGCCAGACCCATCTCTTTGCCGAAGGATCCGCTTGA
- a CDS encoding F0F1 ATP synthase subunit gamma — MASLKDLRTRIRSVQSTRKITSAMKLVAASRLKRAQDAAEASRPYAERMERMLGSLAQSMAGLPTAPALLAGTGKTDTHLLIIATSDRGLAGGFNATILREARRLIRALQGEGKTVKVMAVGRKGRDAMRREFPKLLIDSVTDVGRRGVHFSEAKSISAAVLSRFEAGEFDVATIIFAKFKSAISQIVTVQQLIPFGAPAAAEKTDEAASAIYEFEPSEEEILTELLPNNVGVQIFTALLENAASEHGARMTAMDNATRNAGDMIKGLTLVYNRTRQATITKELIEIISGAEAL; from the coding sequence ATGGCGAGCTTGAAGGACCTGCGGACACGAATCCGAAGTGTCCAATCGACGCGGAAGATTACGTCCGCGATGAAACTGGTCGCGGCCTCGCGCCTAAAAAGGGCGCAGGACGCGGCCGAGGCCTCGCGCCCCTATGCCGAGCGCATGGAACGGATGCTGGGCTCGCTGGCCCAGTCGATGGCCGGCCTGCCGACTGCGCCCGCGCTGCTCGCGGGCACGGGCAAGACGGACACGCACCTGTTGATCATCGCGACGTCCGACCGCGGCCTCGCCGGTGGCTTCAACGCCACCATCCTGCGCGAGGCCCGTCGGCTGATCCGTGCGCTCCAGGGTGAAGGCAAGACCGTCAAGGTCATGGCCGTCGGCCGCAAGGGCCGCGACGCGATGCGCCGCGAATTCCCGAAGCTCCTGATCGACAGCGTGACCGACGTCGGCCGCCGCGGCGTGCATTTCTCGGAAGCGAAGAGCATTTCCGCGGCGGTGCTGAGCCGGTTCGAGGCGGGTGAATTCGACGTCGCCACGATCATCTTCGCCAAGTTCAAGTCGGCGATCTCCCAGATCGTGACGGTGCAGCAGTTGATCCCGTTCGGCGCGCCCGCGGCCGCGGAGAAGACCGACGAGGCGGCCAGCGCCATCTACGAGTTCGAGCCGAGCGAGGAAGAAATCCTCACCGAGCTGCTGCCGAACAACGTGGGCGTGCAGATCTTCACGGCGCTGCTCGAAAACGCCGCGAGCGAGCACGGCGCGCGCATGACCGCGATGGACAACGCGACGCGCAATGCCGGCGACATGATCAAGGGCCTGACCCTGGTCTACAACCGCACGCGCCAAGCCACCATCACGAAGGAACTCATCGAGATCATCTCGGGCGCCGAAGCGCTCTAG